ATCCGCCCGCTCACATGCGCGACGGCGGCCTGATCCGCGACAGCTATGACAAAACACTCGACGAATACCGCACGCTTCAAAGGGATTCCAACACGTATCTGGCCGACTATCAGAAGCGCCTCGCCGACGAAACCGGCATCGGGTCGCTGAAGATCGGATACAACAAGGTCTTCGGCTACTACATCGAAGTCACGCATGTTCACGCCACGAAGATTCCCGCGGTTTTCACCCGCAAGCAGACGCTCAAGAACGCCGAGCGCTACATCACGCCGCAGCTCAAGGAGTACGAGGACAAGGTGCTGGGCGCGTCATCGAAAGCGATCGCACGCGAGCTGGACCTGTTCAACGATCTTTGCAAGGCGACGAGCGATGATCTGACGGCGCTGCATGAGTTTTCGCATGTGGTGGCGGAGTTGGACGTGTTGGCGTGTTTTGCGCGACGGGCGGTGAAATACCAATACACGCGGCCGAACATCGTTGACGAGCCGACGCTGATCATCACCGATGGGCGGCATCCGGTGCTTGACGAGATTCTGGCGGATCGGTTCGTGCCCAATGACACGGAACTCGATAAGAAGGCGACGCTGGCGCTGATCACCGGGCCGAACATGGCGGGCAAGAGCACATACATCCGCCAGAACGCCCTGCTGACGTTGCTCGCGCACACCGGCGCGTTCATTCCCGCGGCGTCGGCGACGATCGGCCTCACCGACCGTATCTTCACGCGCATCGGCGCGTCCGATGAAATCCACCTCGGGCAATCGACCTTCATGGTCGAGATGACCGAGACCGCCAACATCTGTCATCATGCCTCGCCGCGCAGTCTCGTCATTCTCGACGAAATCGGCCGGGGGACTTCGACGCTGGACGGCTTGGCGCTGGCATGGGCCATCGCCGAGCACCTGGCCGCCCGGCGATGCCGCTGTCTGTTCGCCACGCACTATCACGAGTTGACGGAGCTGCCGGAGCGGTTCGACAATGTGGTGAACCTGAACGTGACGGTGCGCGAGTGGAACAACGAGATCGCGTTCCTGCACCGCATCGCGCCGGGCGCGGCGAACAAGAGCTACGGCATTCACGTGGCGAAAATCGCGGGGCTGCCCGACGGCGTGCTCACGCGGGCGAATGAGCTGATGGCGCAGCTTCAGGTGCATACGGAATCGCATGTCGGCAAATCTCCCAAACCGCAGTCCCAGGAACAGTGGGGATTATTCACGCAGTACGTGGAGCATCCGGCTCTGACGCAGTTGCGCGAGAGCGATCTGAACGCGCTGTCGCCGCTGGGGGCGTTCGATCTGCTTCGCAAGTTGCGGGCGGAGTTAGACAAATGACGCCTCGCCCGTCATAATCGAATCGTGGTCAGCCGTTTTTCATTTTTTTGAAGTAAAGGTGATCCATGAAAGTCATGCTTGTGCACCCCAGCGCGCTGATGTATGCCGAGGTTTATCTGCGGCTTGAGCCGCTGGGTCTGGAGCGCGTGGGGGCGGCCCTGCGGGCGGGCGGTCATGATGTGCGCATGGTCGATCTTCAGATTTTCAATCACATGCAGCTCATGGCCGAGCTGGACGAGTATCGCCCCGACGCCGTCGCGTTCTCGCTCAATTATCTGGCGAATATTCCCGAGGTGATCGATCTGGCCAAGGCGATCAAATCGCACTGGCCCGACACGTTCATCTTCATCGGCGGGCACAGCATCTCGTTCGTCGCCGAGGAAGTGCTCGAGCACGGCGAAGGCGCGATCGACTGCATCATTCAGGGCGAAGGCGAAATCACCGCGCCGCTGGTGGTGGACAACATGCCCAATGTCGACGGCCTGCCGGGCGTACGGACGCGCGATTCGGTCGGGCCCAAGCCGGCGCTGCTGGAGGACCTGGATCAGTTCCGTCCGGCGCGCGATCTGGCGCGACACCGCCGCAAGTATTTCATCGGCGTGCTCGATCCGTGCGCGTCGATCGAATTTACGCGCGGTTGTCCGTGGGACTGCTCGTTCTGCTCGGCGTGGACGTTCTACGGGCGCAGCTACCGCAAGGGCACGCCCGAAGGCGCCGCCGCGGACATGGCCTCGATCAAGGAACCCAACGTCTTCATCGTCGACGACGTCGCCTTCGTGCATGAAGAGCACGGGATGGCCATCGCCGACGCCATCGAGAGCCGGGGCATCAAGAAGCGCTACTACCTTGAAACCCGCTGCGATGTGCTGCTGCGCAACGAGCATGTGTTCAAGCGCTGGGCGAAGATGGGGCTCGAGTACATGTTTCTCGGGTTCGAGTCGCTCAACGAAGACCAGCTCAAGATGTTCCGCAAGCGCATCACGCCCAACGACAATTTCAAGGCACTGGAAGTCGCCCGCCGGCTGGGCATTCAGGTGGCGATCAACCTGATCGCCGATCCGTCATGGGGCGAGGCGGAGTTCAAGGGCGCGATGGAGTGGGCGCTTCAGGTGCCGGAGGTAGTGCACCTGACCGTGGCGACGCCGTACCCGGGCACGGAGCTTTTCCATACCGAACAGCGCCGGCTCTCCACACTCGACTATCGCCTGTACGACATTCAGCACGCGGTCATGCCGACGAAGCTCCCCTTGGAGCGGTTCTATCAGCTCCTCGTCGAGACGCAGTCGATCATCAACCGCAAGAGTCTGGGATGGAAGACGGCGTTCGCATTGTCGGGGATTCTGGCGCGACAGTGGATGCGCGGCCAGTTCAACACGACGCGGATGCTCTTTTCATTTTCAAAGGTCTACGCGGTCGGCCGGCAGCTTGGCGATCACAGGAAGCCAGTCAAGTATGAGATGCGGCGGGCGGATCACGAAGGGCGGAAGATCCGCAAGGGGCAGGAGCTTTACATCCACAACACGGGCCTGACCGTCAGCGCGGGGGCCGAGCGGGCGCCCGAGCCGGTCATCGTCAAGTCGGCCTGATACGGGGCGCGCATGGGGTCCAACACGGCGGCACTGCTGGCGGTGATGCCGATCGCATTGGCGGCTGTGCTGCTGGTGGGCTTTCGCGTGGCGGCGAAGTGGGCGATGCCGGCGGTGTATGTGTGCGCGGCGGCGATCGCGCTGTGGGCATGGGGCATGAGCGGCGCGGAGGTGGCGGCGTCGAGCATTCAGGGCCTATTCATCACCTTCGACATCCTTCTGATCATCTTCGCGGCGATTCTGCTGCTCAATACGCTCGAAGAGTCCGGCGGCGTGACGTCGATCCGCCGAAGCTTTCACCGAATTTCCGACGACCGGCGCGTGCAGGTGGTCATCGTGGCGTGGCTGTTCGGCTCGTTCATCGAAGGCGCGGCGGGATTCGGGACGCCGGCGGCGATCGCCTCGCCGCTCATGGTGGCGATCGGGTTTCCGGCGGCGGCGGCGGTCATGATCGGCATGATGATTCAGTCAACGGCGGTTACGTTCGGCGCCTGCGGCACGCCCATTCTCATCGGCGTCAACGGCGGGCTGATGCACGGCGGCTTCGTCACGCAGCTTGCCGCGGCGGGCATGACCCCGGCCGAGTATCTGTACGCGATCGGCGTCCGCGCGGCGGTGCTTCATGCGATCACCGGCACGCTGATGCCGACGCTGATGGTCATGATGATGACGCGCTTCTACGGGGCGCGAAAATCATGGACCGAGGGGCTTTCAATTCTGCCGTTCACCCTGCTGGGCGGGCTGGCGTTCACTGTGCCCTATGTGCTGACGGCTATTTTTCTCGGGCCCGAGTTTCCATCGCTGCTCGGATCGCTGATCGGACTGGCGATCATGACCACGGCGGCGAAACGGCGGTGGCTTGTGCCGAAGGATTCGTGGGACTTTCCATCGGCGGACCAATGGCCCGATGCGTGGAAAACGCAATTGCAGCTCGAAGAACATGAAGGGGCGCGGCGGATCGAAGTATGGTTGGCGTGGCTGCCGTATCTGATCGTGGCGGGGCTGTTGGTGCTGACCCGGTTGCGGTCGCTGCCGTTTGGCGATTGGCTCAAGAAGCCGACGCTGCAATGGGCGGGAATTCTCGGGACGGATGTGAAGGCGAGCACATCGCCGTTGTATTTGCCATCGACGATGATGGCGATGGCGGTGCTGGTGACGTATTTCGCGCATCGCATGAACCCGCCGGCGATGGGTCGCGCTGTGCGCAAGAGCATGAAGGTGATTGTCGGCGCGGGTTTTGTATTGGTGTTCACGGTGCCGATGGTGCGCGTGTACATCAATTCGGGGACCAACGCGGCGGGACTCGATTCGATGCCGCACGTGATGGCGCAATGGGTGGCGGTGCATGTCGGAGGCGTGTGGCCGATGTTCGCGGGCGTGATCGGCGCGATGGGGGCGTTCATCGCCGGGTCGAACACGGTGAGCAATCTGATGTTCTCGGAGTTTCAGTACGGCGTGGCGACGCGATTGGGTTTGAGCGGGGCGATGATCGTGGCGCTGCAATCGGTCGGCGCGGCGGCGGGGAACATGATCGCGATCCACAACGTCGTGGCGGCGTCGGCGACCGTCGGACTCCTCGGCCGCGAGGGGCAGACGCTTCGCAAGACGGTGCTGCCGACGCTGTATTACCTGATCGTGATCGGGGTGCTGGGGCTCATCGCGGTGTACGGGTTGCATGTGGGCGATCCGATGGGGTGAAGCGTCGGGCGTTGCCCGACGGCTCAACGAAGGGCGTCGGCGCTTTTGTCACGGCGCGGAAGTCGTTATCATGACGCTCTTTCAAACCTTTTAACGGAAGGTCATCATGAAACTGCACGAATATCAGGCCCGTCAGATGCTCGCGGACGCCGGGGTGCCGGTGCCGGGGGGGATCGTGGCGAATAATGCGGACGAGGCGAAGGCGGCATACGAGAAGCTGGCGGCGGGCGGGGCGACGCTCTGCGTGGTCAAAGCCCAGGTTCACGCCGGGGGGCGCGGCAAGGGCGGCGGCGTCAAGTTGGTCCGATCGGCTCAGGAAGCGTTCGACGCTGCCAAGACCATGATGAGCAAGCCGCTCGTCACGCACCAGACCGGCCCGGACGGCGTGGCGGTCAACAAGGTGCTTGTGGCGGCGGGCGTCGATATCGCCAAAGAGTTTTATGTGAGCATCACAGTCGATCGCGCGGGGGCGTGTCCGGTCATGATCGCGTCGTCGGAAGGCGGCGTCGAGATCGAAAAGGTCGCCGAGGAAAACCCGGATGCGATCGTGCGATGCCAGTTGCATCCCTTGATGGGCCTTCAACCGCATCAGGCCCGCACCATGGCGTTCAAGCTCGGGTTCACCGGTAACCTGCACAAGCAGGCGATGACCGTCATGACCAAACTGGCGGCGCTCTTCACGAAGCTCGACGCCGACCTCGTCGAGATCAATCCGCTGATCATCACCAAGCCCACGGCCGAACAGCCGGAGGGACAGGTGTTGGCGATCGACGCGAAGATGACGTTCGATGACAACGCGTTGTTCCGTCACAAGGACGTGACCGACATGTTCGACCCGTCCGAAACCCCTGAGAGCGAACTGAAGGCCAAGGAGTTCGGGCTCTCGTACATCAAGCTCGACGGGAAGATCGGGTGTCTGGTCAATGGGGCGGGTCTGGCGATGGCGACGATGGACATCGTCAAGCTGCACGGGTCGGAGCCGGCGAACTTTCTGGATGTGGGCGGGTCGGCGAGCGAGGAGGCGGTGACCGAAGCGTTCCGCATCATTCTGGCGGACCCGGGCGTGGAGGGCGTGCTGGTCAACATCTTCGGGGGC
The window above is part of the Planctomycetota bacterium genome. Proteins encoded here:
- a CDS encoding L-lactate permease yields the protein MGSNTAALLAVMPIALAAVLLVGFRVAAKWAMPAVYVCAAAIALWAWGMSGAEVAASSIQGLFITFDILLIIFAAILLLNTLEESGGVTSIRRSFHRISDDRRVQVVIVAWLFGSFIEGAAGFGTPAAIASPLMVAIGFPAAAAVMIGMMIQSTAVTFGACGTPILIGVNGGLMHGGFVTQLAAAGMTPAEYLYAIGVRAAVLHAITGTLMPTLMVMMMTRFYGARKSWTEGLSILPFTLLGGLAFTVPYVLTAIFLGPEFPSLLGSLIGLAIMTTAAKRRWLVPKDSWDFPSADQWPDAWKTQLQLEEHEGARRIEVWLAWLPYLIVAGLLVLTRLRSLPFGDWLKKPTLQWAGILGTDVKASTSPLYLPSTMMAMAVLVTYFAHRMNPPAMGRAVRKSMKVIVGAGFVLVFTVPMVRVYINSGTNAAGLDSMPHVMAQWVAVHVGGVWPMFAGVIGAMGAFIAGSNTVSNLMFSEFQYGVATRLGLSGAMIVALQSVGAAAGNMIAIHNVVAASATVGLLGREGQTLRKTVLPTLYYLIVIGVLGLIAVYGLHVGDPMG
- the mutS gene encoding DNA mismatch repair protein MutS, whose amino-acid sequence is MTRADENNAKQDTPAMRQHRRFKQEHPDCVLFFRMGDFYELFYDDALLAHKVLGVTLTQRTEGVPMAGVPYHAVEGYLRRMIAAGYRVAICEQMEDPKEAKGVVKREVTRLVTPGTLTDDAMLEEGEPCVLAAVQFVNDDTVALAFAELSTGALSVAQFASDTVADELARIGPRELLYVETANGQPPERISGLAGPIGCALTRRPAWQFRMAEATETLMKQFNVTTLAGFGLEADDIVIGPAGAVVSYLLETQQSRDGRLAHLSPPRRFERHAHLVIDQTSLRSLEIERTLRTGETKGSLLGALQDCRTAMGKRALRQWLCYPLADKAKIIDRQDAVAAIVDDATFRADLTKRLDAVQDVERISGRVAIGRPSPRDLVGLGNSLTDVNKLIDLLDARPTLAAYHHRLTAIAPSLNKLGDCIRAACVDDPPAHMRDGGLIRDSYDKTLDEYRTLQRDSNTYLADYQKRLADETGIGSLKIGYNKVFGYYIEVTHVHATKIPAVFTRKQTLKNAERYITPQLKEYEDKVLGASSKAIARELDLFNDLCKATSDDLTALHEFSHVVAELDVLACFARRAVKYQYTRPNIVDEPTLIITDGRHPVLDEILADRFVPNDTELDKKATLALITGPNMAGKSTYIRQNALLTLLAHTGAFIPAASATIGLTDRIFTRIGASDEIHLGQSTFMVEMTETANICHHASPRSLVILDEIGRGTSTLDGLALAWAIAEHLAARRCRCLFATHYHELTELPERFDNVVNLNVTVREWNNEIAFLHRIAPGAANKSYGIHVAKIAGLPDGVLTRANELMAQLQVHTESHVGKSPKPQSQEQWGLFTQYVEHPALTQLRESDLNALSPLGAFDLLRKLRAELDK
- the hpnR gene encoding hopanoid C-3 methylase HpnR, with protein sequence MKVMLVHPSALMYAEVYLRLEPLGLERVGAALRAGGHDVRMVDLQIFNHMQLMAELDEYRPDAVAFSLNYLANIPEVIDLAKAIKSHWPDTFIFIGGHSISFVAEEVLEHGEGAIDCIIQGEGEITAPLVVDNMPNVDGLPGVRTRDSVGPKPALLEDLDQFRPARDLARHRRKYFIGVLDPCASIEFTRGCPWDCSFCSAWTFYGRSYRKGTPEGAAADMASIKEPNVFIVDDVAFVHEEHGMAIADAIESRGIKKRYYLETRCDVLLRNEHVFKRWAKMGLEYMFLGFESLNEDQLKMFRKRITPNDNFKALEVARRLGIQVAINLIADPSWGEAEFKGAMEWALQVPEVVHLTVATPYPGTELFHTEQRRLSTLDYRLYDIQHAVMPTKLPLERFYQLLVETQSIINRKSLGWKTAFALSGILARQWMRGQFNTTRMLFSFSKVYAVGRQLGDHRKPVKYEMRRADHEGRKIRKGQELYIHNTGLTVSAGAERAPEPVIVKSA
- the sucC gene encoding ADP-forming succinate--CoA ligase subunit beta, which gives rise to MKLHEYQARQMLADAGVPVPGGIVANNADEAKAAYEKLAAGGATLCVVKAQVHAGGRGKGGGVKLVRSAQEAFDAAKTMMSKPLVTHQTGPDGVAVNKVLVAAGVDIAKEFYVSITVDRAGACPVMIASSEGGVEIEKVAEENPDAIVRCQLHPLMGLQPHQARTMAFKLGFTGNLHKQAMTVMTKLAALFTKLDADLVEINPLIITKPTAEQPEGQVLAIDAKMTFDDNALFRHKDVTDMFDPSETPESELKAKEFGLSYIKLDGKIGCLVNGAGLAMATMDIVKLHGSEPANFLDVGGSASEEAVTEAFRIILADPGVEGVLVNIFGGIMQCDKIARAIVAAAGKVGFKVPLVVRLEGTNVEPARKIIEQAKADIPVMQMATDLTDAAKKITAAVGVGAA